In one Amaranthus tricolor cultivar Red isolate AtriRed21 chromosome 8, ASM2621246v1, whole genome shotgun sequence genomic region, the following are encoded:
- the LOC130821037 gene encoding NAC domain-containing protein 35-like isoform X2, translated as MALAAIGEKEWFFYVPRDRKYRNGDRPNRVTTSGYWKATGADRMIRGDQNNRPIGLKKTLVFYSGKAPKGIRTSWIMNEYRLPHHETERYQKAEISLCRVYKRAGVEDHPLVPRGNIPSRLSSSSKATSSASSERKNYHNAFRAQTTSLQQQMEHYNQQHQSGVAGFQLEKVNEMDASSSTEVGTALGLSHPTSYSEVSPLIQPQPHQQSQPLRPPFLEVNRMMHLLNDHPNLKQQVVGSGSNGGGGNRDGGIRGGHCVITSMPSSATQFQHQHYQQPQVNTEDIQRLVEYQQACINHHFQQQQQQQQQQHHHQQQFQFESLTNSSNPNNTGNSTNNMPFLFSNYLFSPAQTTLVNNPPTTPTPTATAVDGESSTSLQLPPVTGAGIGGGHPFHERSIWDWNLYSEPNTRDHFSNLFK; from the exons atgg CTTTGGCAGCTATTGGGGAAAAAGAATGGTTCTTCTATGTGCCAAGAGATAGGAAGTACAGAAATGGGGACCGACCCAATAGAGTGACCACTTCCGGGTACTGGAAGGCAACTGGTGCGGATCGGATGATCCGAGGAGATCAAAACAATCGGCCCATTGGGCTTAAGAAAACACTGGTATTTTACTCCGGTAAAGCACCTAAGGGCATCCGTACTAGCTGGATTATGAATGAATACCGTCTTCCTCACCATGAAACCGAACGTTATCAAAAG GCGGAGATATCGTTGTGTAGGGTGTATAAAAGAGCGGGAGTAGAAGATCATCCATTGGTACCAAGAGGGAATATCCCGTCGAGATTGTCGTCATCGTCAAAAGCGACATCTTCTGCGTCATCGGAGAGAAAGAACTACCATAATGCATTTAGAGCACAAACTACGAGTTTACAACAACAAATGGAACATTATAACCAACAGCATCAATCGGGTGTGGCTGGCTTTCAGTTGGAGAAAGTGAATGAGATGGATGCTAGTAGTAGCACTGAAGTAGGGACTGCACTTGGACTTTCCCATCCTACTTCTTATAGTGAAGTAAGTCCGTTAATACAGCCACAACCACACCAACAATCGCAACCTCTGCGCCCTCCTTTTCTAGAAGTTAATAGGATGATGCATTTATTAAATGATCATCCTAACTTGAAACAACAAGTTGTTGGTAGTGGCAGTAATGGCGGTGGTGGCAATAGGGATGGTGGTATCAGAGGAGGACATTGCGTAATTACATCAATGCCCTCTTCTGCTACTCAATTTCAACATCAACATTATCAGCAACCACAAGTTAATACAGAAGATATTCAAAGATTAGTTGAATATCAACAAGCTTGCATAAATCACCATTTTCaacaacagcagcagcaacaacaacaacaacatcaccatcaacaaCAATTTCAATTTGAATCACTCACTAATAGTAGCAATCCCAACAACACTGGTAATAGTACAAATAATATgccatttttattttccaactaTCTATTTTCACCGGCTCAAACAACACTAGTTAACAACCCTCCAACAACACCAACACCAACTGCAACTGCGGTCGATGGCGAAAGCTCGACTAGTCTGCAATTGCCTCCGGTTACCGGAGCTGGTATTGGAGGTGGCCATCCTTTTCATGAGCGTTCAATATGGGATTGGAATTTATACTCGGAGCCAAATACTAGAGATCACTTTAGTAACCTTTTCAAGTAA
- the LOC130821037 gene encoding NAC domain-containing protein 35-like isoform X1 gives MAIATTMNLTNAVSINNNNNCLNNDEKQQQNHQQQQQQDDDDEHDHDTVMPGFRFHPTEEELVEFYLRRKVEGKKFNVELITFLDLYRYDPWELPALAAIGEKEWFFYVPRDRKYRNGDRPNRVTTSGYWKATGADRMIRGDQNNRPIGLKKTLVFYSGKAPKGIRTSWIMNEYRLPHHETERYQKAEISLCRVYKRAGVEDHPLVPRGNIPSRLSSSSKATSSASSERKNYHNAFRAQTTSLQQQMEHYNQQHQSGVAGFQLEKVNEMDASSSTEVGTALGLSHPTSYSEVSPLIQPQPHQQSQPLRPPFLEVNRMMHLLNDHPNLKQQVVGSGSNGGGGNRDGGIRGGHCVITSMPSSATQFQHQHYQQPQVNTEDIQRLVEYQQACINHHFQQQQQQQQQQHHHQQQFQFESLTNSSNPNNTGNSTNNMPFLFSNYLFSPAQTTLVNNPPTTPTPTATAVDGESSTSLQLPPVTGAGIGGGHPFHERSIWDWNLYSEPNTRDHFSNLFK, from the exons ATGGCAATTGCCACAACCATGAACCTTACTAATGCAGTCagtattaataacaacaacaattgttTAAACAACGAtgaaaaacaacaacaaaatcatcaacaacaacaacaacaagacgacgatgatgaacACGACCACGATACAGTCATGCCCGGGTTTAGATTCCACCCGACTGAAGAAGAACTTGTTGAGTTCTACCTTCGCCGTAAGGTTGAGGGCAAGAAATTTAATGTTGAGCTTATCACTTTTCTTGATCTTTATCGCTATGACCCTTGGGAACTTCCTG CTTTGGCAGCTATTGGGGAAAAAGAATGGTTCTTCTATGTGCCAAGAGATAGGAAGTACAGAAATGGGGACCGACCCAATAGAGTGACCACTTCCGGGTACTGGAAGGCAACTGGTGCGGATCGGATGATCCGAGGAGATCAAAACAATCGGCCCATTGGGCTTAAGAAAACACTGGTATTTTACTCCGGTAAAGCACCTAAGGGCATCCGTACTAGCTGGATTATGAATGAATACCGTCTTCCTCACCATGAAACCGAACGTTATCAAAAG GCGGAGATATCGTTGTGTAGGGTGTATAAAAGAGCGGGAGTAGAAGATCATCCATTGGTACCAAGAGGGAATATCCCGTCGAGATTGTCGTCATCGTCAAAAGCGACATCTTCTGCGTCATCGGAGAGAAAGAACTACCATAATGCATTTAGAGCACAAACTACGAGTTTACAACAACAAATGGAACATTATAACCAACAGCATCAATCGGGTGTGGCTGGCTTTCAGTTGGAGAAAGTGAATGAGATGGATGCTAGTAGTAGCACTGAAGTAGGGACTGCACTTGGACTTTCCCATCCTACTTCTTATAGTGAAGTAAGTCCGTTAATACAGCCACAACCACACCAACAATCGCAACCTCTGCGCCCTCCTTTTCTAGAAGTTAATAGGATGATGCATTTATTAAATGATCATCCTAACTTGAAACAACAAGTTGTTGGTAGTGGCAGTAATGGCGGTGGTGGCAATAGGGATGGTGGTATCAGAGGAGGACATTGCGTAATTACATCAATGCCCTCTTCTGCTACTCAATTTCAACATCAACATTATCAGCAACCACAAGTTAATACAGAAGATATTCAAAGATTAGTTGAATATCAACAAGCTTGCATAAATCACCATTTTCaacaacagcagcagcaacaacaacaacaacatcaccatcaacaaCAATTTCAATTTGAATCACTCACTAATAGTAGCAATCCCAACAACACTGGTAATAGTACAAATAATATgccatttttattttccaactaTCTATTTTCACCGGCTCAAACAACACTAGTTAACAACCCTCCAACAACACCAACACCAACTGCAACTGCGGTCGATGGCGAAAGCTCGACTAGTCTGCAATTGCCTCCGGTTACCGGAGCTGGTATTGGAGGTGGCCATCCTTTTCATGAGCGTTCAATATGGGATTGGAATTTATACTCGGAGCCAAATACTAGAGATCACTTTAGTAACCTTTTCAAGTAA